DNA from bacterium:
GCATGGCTTCGCCACAAGAGTTCATTGATGTAGAAAGAGTTGTGGTGGGAATTGAGTGTAATAACTGGCCTTAGATACCCCGACATGGCCGGCAAAATGATGATTTAAGATGACGCTGGAACAGCAACCTTGCCCGGTAAATCGTAGGCCACCTTCATGCCGTCGATCTTTACCATGCCCTCCGTGCATAAAGCATCCAGGAGGGCGGTCAGTTCCTGTTCGGAAAGCTGTTTCCGGAATAGTGCATGTAACGTGCTGCGGAGCGTCTTCATTGTCCGCGGTCTGGCTTCGGCCCGTCGAATCAGATCTTTGACTGCCGTCTGCACCTGAGCATCGAGCGCGGGGTGGGGTGTCGGATGGGGAATCCCCGCGATGCCGGCTGGAAGGCCAGTGGCGGTTATTTCAGCACTTCCCAATGCCCGCCTTTTCGTGGGCCTACAAATCGGATTTTGCCATTCTTTGTCAGTTTTGCGCAGGCCATTTCCACAGCCCGAAGTGTTTTTCCAAGTTGTGTGGCCAAATCTGCCATCGTCATGTCGGGCGTCGCCTGGAGCATCTGAAGGATTTGTACCGAAGTTTTTACCGAAGTTTTTACCGAAGTTTCTTGGGTAGTCCCCCAAATCGTTTCCATCTTAGATTCAGGAGGGAAGGGAAACTCCACCCACAGGCCATTATCCCAGCGGAACAAAGGGGCAGGGGCTCCTCTTTCTTTGCAGGCATTCCGGATCAGGTCGATACCGCGGCCCCAGGATTCGAGGTATGCGGCACGGAAGAAGGCGTTAGCAACGTCGGGATTGAAGGGGGAGGAGGCTTGTTGTTCGGTCAATTGCTCCAAAGGTGGGCGTGGCTTCGCCACAAGAGTTCTTTGATGCAGAATAAGATGTGTCGGGATTGAGTGTAATAATTGGCCTTAGAAGCCCTGTAATCATGCTGCTCAGAACAACTCGTAAATCGATTCCCGGCCAAGGTGTTTGACGAATTGGTGGACCTGCGCGAGCAAGGTGCCGGGGCTGCCGATGGGAATCCAGTCGTCGATGCTGCCTCGGAAACAGAACCGCTCGGTCACGAAGGTGCGCGTCTTCTTGTCAACCAGGATAAACCTCATGACCGCCATGAAACTCGCGTGTCTCACTTTCTCGGCGGCAGACAGCGGTCCACGGCCAAACTCAGTTGCCAACCGGTCAAGCCCGGACAGGTCGCCGGCTTCATGAACGGTGATCATGTTCTTTTTCACCTCGACCCGGTACTGCCACGGTGCCCCGTGTTTCCGGAGTGCCACCTCTACGAGCGCCACTTCTTCAGGCAAAATGATCTGTCCGGCCTTCTTCCTCAGGAATACCTGACCGTTCGCATTCTCATAGACCTCGTAACCGTCTGGGATGGCGGCCGCCAGTTGCCCGTCCGGTTCCATCGAAAAGAAGTAACTACGCTTTCCCGCCGCCGTGGTCTGATCGTGAAGGTAGTACGTCTTTCCGGTTCGCGCTGTATGTTGCACACTCACAGGGACGCGTCCTTCTCCCGCCCGCTAACGTCCGTTACATTCTTGCTCGGCAAATCGTAGGTCACCTTCATGCCGTCAATCTTTACCATGCCCTCCTTGCATAAAGCATCCAGAAGGGCAGTCAGTTCCTGCTCTGAAAGCTGTTTCCGGAACAGTGCATGTAAAGTGCTCCGGAGCGTCTTCATTGTCCGTGGTCTGGTTTCGGCCCGTCGAATCAGATCTTTGACTGCCGTCTGCACCTGGGCATCGAGCGCGGGGTGGGGTGTCGGACGGGGAATCCCCGCGATGCCGGCTGACCGGCACACCACGATGCCTTTCCCTGCGAGATGTTTAATCAACGCATCGAACCCGGAGTCCTTCGAGATGATGTGGAAACCCGCCGTTGGGTCCTGAACCGACAGCGTGCCGATGTAGTAGGCGATATGGAAGTCGAGCGCGTTCCGCCCAGCCGTTTCGAGCAGCACATACTCGGCATTTCCGCCCAACGATTGGAGCGCCATGGCGAGACCGAGCGGGATCTTTCCCTGATTCGGGCCAACGAACACTTTGACCTTGAACGATCCATCATTGAGGAGCGTGAGCTCCTTCGGCTGGACGTTTTCGTAGTCGATCAGGACGTAGTTTGTTTTTGCCATGCGCCTCTCCCGGATCTGGCATAGCCGGTACCAAATCGTAATCGTAATCACTGGCGTTCCATAGGGACGCTATGGTTATCGGTTGATTAGTTATTGGGCAAAACAGGTTACGCCTCTGCCGCCGCCAGCAAGACTTGGGGCTCTTTCTTGGCAATCTGCAATAGGCGTAACGCCGCCCCGCTGGGATTCCGCCGGCCTATTTCCCAACTCGCCTCCGTCACGACCGGCACATTCAGTAATCGTGCAAACACGGCCTGGCTAACCTTCATCTTCCGCCGGATCGACCG
Protein-coding regions in this window:
- a CDS encoding ATP-binding protein — encoded protein: MAKPRPPLEQLTEQQASSPFNPDVANAFFRAAYLESWGRGIDLIRNACKERGAPAPLFRWDNGLWVEFPFPPESKMETIWGTTQETSVKTSVKTSVQILQMLQATPDMTMADLATQLGKTLRAVEMACAKLTKNGKIRFVGPRKGGHWEVLK
- a CDS encoding PIN domain-containing protein codes for the protein MAKTNYVLIDYENVQPKELTLLNDGSFKVKVFVGPNQGKIPLGLAMALQSLGGNAEYVLLETAGRNALDFHIAYYIGTLSVQDPTAGFHIISKDSGFDALIKHLAGKGIVVCRSAGIAGIPRPTPHPALDAQVQTAVKDLIRRAETRPRTMKTLRSTLHALFRKQLSEQELTALLDALCKEGMVKIDGMKVTYDLPSKNVTDVSGREKDASL
- a CDS encoding transcriptional regulator, whose amino-acid sequence is MKTDDFDLNADELIQALTDVRDHVTGRRKITMRTTKVALPARVESILPQEVRSIRRKMKVSQAVFARLLNVPVVTEASWEIGRRNPSGAALRLLQIAKKEPQVLLAAAEA